One genomic segment of Natranaeroarchaeum aerophilus includes these proteins:
- a CDS encoding PQQ-binding-like beta-propeller repeat protein produces MSKRQAIIGIAFVVAAILLGAAVGGVLAADGEDGPIGPDTTVEWDAQIDQPAHSVDGELMIPATIEGDVTMPPTHVGDNVVVGTDRGLYVIDNGEIDQYIDTRPVKDVSNVGDDRVVVLTDDDQFANVLLVDLWNGEIIWSESHERTVYSNDFGFVDRQVPAFDAAPIGDRTGDGTDDVAVAAGKSIIALGGEDGEQLWQHDRSHNVWELAYDGDRLYAGTQGGTLLGLDPDGTELYDEQVAGTFTHDQMGEIPHSVWSVEPTTVDGAERLALSTEDGQVVLADRSDGTAIWSEQVLELDDDSLETYYRGDERAGYPTLPGDANFENVELIVAEDALIAVVQIEAQPDNRNYRPETTALHRLDVGSGDIVWSDTEIDFEGVGNVAYSEAAGGLLVPEPPDEDGQQVDVLGLDDGSVTTTFAVDTVPGADPRGGPSSGTGYVGAAGDDIAITAASGDLIAIDGDAERQWGVPSIRSIDPVVADFTGDGIDDYLLVSQNQRQGGVQSRSLVLRSGTDGSVVWSEILDTGEFLEQGGHEFVRVVDDGSGGADLITVRQPDYTDGDPSELPPGELLRLDGSDGTERLSIDLVNQDGHQLQAVSMDVLGDVTGNGNVNVLLGDRQFVYVVDTETGETVFERTYQARGPDAPEEFQPVDGNDIRYRAVGGDEPSHVLAISRSDANLAVLEPEWTGDELEFDTVRQGSIEGDRSGQTDLRILGDLTGDGYDELLVDIRDDDTEATIIAPGDLSVPATFQRSDRLSVSVSDDVLIAFEDEGGEGRLSVYEGVDERWSQQLQPSSVVRDLESVTVPTPATVTGEGVDSVAVVETPRHGGQGVRVNLHDATGTVTETIDLEPWVEGTTAESETGITAQSIPDQTGDGTPELGIVASTDGTASSVRFYIVDPTEGEVLLSGDGTVAEFVTLDEEVGLLRGDGSLRTVNPDDGVTLSTSETDEGQRIEWTFDADREYVSTLTVDGVPVAITTETATDLRLPDGTHEVEIRATSADGITIHDSTTVTVEEGSSSHLFLYAGTGVSIGVLFGIGLVPTVLRKVRG; encoded by the coding sequence GTGTCGAAACGCCAGGCGATAATCGGGATCGCCTTCGTGGTCGCCGCGATACTTCTCGGCGCAGCAGTTGGCGGTGTCCTGGCTGCGGACGGTGAAGACGGACCGATCGGTCCCGACACGACAGTAGAATGGGACGCGCAGATCGACCAGCCGGCCCATTCCGTGGACGGGGAACTGATGATCCCGGCCACCATCGAGGGTGACGTGACGATGCCGCCTACCCACGTCGGCGACAACGTCGTGGTGGGAACCGACCGGGGGCTCTACGTGATCGACAACGGTGAGATCGACCAGTACATCGATACGCGACCGGTGAAGGACGTCTCCAACGTCGGTGATGACCGTGTTGTCGTGCTCACTGACGACGACCAGTTTGCGAACGTTCTGCTGGTCGATCTTTGGAACGGCGAGATCATCTGGTCCGAGTCACACGAACGAACCGTCTATAGCAACGACTTCGGCTTCGTCGACCGACAGGTGCCTGCGTTCGACGCCGCGCCGATCGGCGATCGCACCGGTGACGGCACTGACGACGTCGCCGTCGCGGCTGGCAAGTCGATCATCGCTCTGGGCGGCGAGGACGGCGAGCAGCTTTGGCAACATGACCGCTCGCACAACGTCTGGGAGCTGGCGTACGATGGGGACCGCCTCTACGCCGGAACGCAGGGCGGCACCCTTCTCGGTCTCGATCCGGATGGAACGGAGCTGTACGACGAGCAGGTCGCGGGGACGTTCACACACGACCAGATGGGTGAGATCCCGCATTCGGTCTGGAGCGTCGAGCCGACAACGGTCGACGGAGCGGAACGGCTCGCCCTCTCGACCGAGGACGGCCAGGTCGTCCTCGCGGATCGCTCGGATGGAACGGCAATCTGGAGCGAACAGGTGCTCGAACTGGACGACGACAGCCTCGAGACCTACTACCGCGGGGATGAACGAGCCGGCTATCCGACGCTGCCCGGCGACGCGAACTTCGAGAACGTCGAGCTGATCGTCGCCGAGGACGCCCTGATCGCTGTCGTCCAAATCGAGGCACAGCCGGATAACCGCAACTACCGACCCGAGACGACTGCACTGCATCGACTCGATGTCGGGTCGGGCGATATCGTTTGGTCGGATACCGAAATAGACTTTGAGGGGGTTGGGAACGTCGCGTATAGCGAGGCAGCCGGAGGGCTACTGGTGCCCGAACCGCCAGACGAGGACGGCCAGCAGGTCGACGTGCTGGGACTTGACGATGGCAGCGTTACCACGACATTTGCGGTCGACACCGTCCCGGGGGCGGACCCGCGGGGCGGACCGAGTAGCGGGACCGGCTACGTGGGTGCCGCCGGGGACGACATCGCGATTACCGCTGCCAGCGGCGATCTAATTGCGATCGATGGTGACGCCGAACGACAGTGGGGCGTCCCCTCGATCCGTTCTATTGACCCGGTCGTCGCCGACTTCACCGGCGACGGCATCGACGACTACTTGCTCGTCTCACAGAACCAGCGACAGGGTGGCGTCCAGTCGCGAAGCCTCGTGCTCAGGTCCGGCACTGATGGGAGCGTGGTCTGGTCGGAAATACTCGATACCGGCGAGTTCCTGGAACAGGGCGGTCACGAGTTCGTCCGCGTCGTCGACGACGGGAGTGGTGGTGCCGATCTGATTACGGTCCGGCAGCCGGACTATACGGATGGAGATCCCAGTGAGCTCCCACCCGGGGAGCTCTTGCGACTCGACGGCAGTGATGGAACCGAACGTCTCAGCATCGACCTCGTCAACCAAGACGGCCATCAGTTACAGGCAGTCTCGATGGACGTGCTCGGCGATGTCACCGGGAACGGCAACGTGAACGTGCTGCTCGGTGACCGTCAGTTCGTGTACGTGGTCGATACAGAAACGGGTGAGACCGTCTTCGAGCGCACGTATCAGGCACGTGGTCCGGACGCTCCTGAGGAGTTCCAGCCCGTCGACGGGAACGACATTCGGTACCGTGCAGTCGGCGGTGACGAGCCGTCCCACGTCCTCGCGATCTCGCGCTCCGACGCTAATCTCGCAGTGCTGGAGCCGGAGTGGACTGGCGACGAACTGGAGTTCGACACGGTCCGGCAGGGATCGATCGAGGGTGACCGCTCCGGGCAGACCGATCTGCGGATACTAGGAGATCTCACCGGTGACGGCTACGACGAACTGCTCGTCGACATCCGTGACGACGATACGGAGGCAACGATCATCGCGCCTGGTGATCTTTCCGTTCCCGCCACGTTCCAGCGATCCGATCGGCTCTCCGTGTCGGTGAGTGATGACGTCCTGATCGCCTTCGAGGACGAGGGCGGCGAGGGCCGGCTCTCGGTGTACGAGGGCGTCGACGAGCGCTGGAGCCAGCAGCTACAGCCCAGTTCCGTCGTCCGGGACCTCGAGTCGGTAACGGTACCGACACCCGCCACGGTCACGGGTGAGGGAGTCGACTCGGTTGCGGTAGTCGAGACCCCACGACACGGTGGACAGGGTGTAAGAGTAAACCTGCACGACGCCACGGGCACTGTCACGGAAACCATCGACCTCGAACCGTGGGTGGAAGGCACGACCGCGGAGTCAGAAACCGGGATCACTGCCCAGTCGATCCCTGATCAGACCGGCGACGGAACGCCCGAACTCGGGATCGTAGCGAGCACGGATGGCACTGCTTCGAGTGTCCGGTTCTACATCGTCGATCCGACCGAAGGAGAGGTTCTGCTGAGCGGAGACGGCACCGTCGCCGAGTTCGTCACGCTCGACGAGGAGGTCGGTCTCCTGCGCGGGGACGGTAGCCTTCGGACCGTCAACCCCGACGATGGCGTGACGCTCTCGACGAGCGAGACTGACGAGGGACAACGGATCGAGTGGACGTTCGACGCCGATCGGGAGTACGTCTCGACATTGACGGTCGATGGCGTTCCGGTGGCGATCACGACGGAAACGGCGACCGACCTCCGGCTTCCGGACGGCACCCACGAGGTCGAGATCAGGGCAACCAGCGCGGATGGCATCACGATCCACGACTCGACGACGGTGACGGTCGAGGAGGGGTCAAGTTCGCATCTGTTCCTGTATGCGGGCACAGGCGTCTCGATCGGCGTGCTGTTCGGGATCGGGCTGGTTCCGACCGTGCTCAGAAAGGTGAGAGGGTGA
- a CDS encoding ABC transporter ATP-binding protein: MMIETTNLTKTFGDVRAVDGMDLAVEEGSLHGFVGPNGAGKTTAMQMLVGLLRPTEGEAYIDGEKAGTIAAKEKIGYAPQEPAFHESMTAKRYLVYMGKTAGMGSRANERADELLDWLDLADAADQTISGFSGGMRRRLSLAQAMIHEPELLILDEPTAELDPTGRRIIIESLEELTEEGITVFVSSHVLAELEQFIDTVSILRDGQLVETNDVSAIQSEYGGQAFSVETSDDERVVALIEGREWISEVRIEGDAIMVATDQPDEFKSELQTLLAEEGILLEGLSEEGSLEEAFADIMAGGEAE; encoded by the coding sequence ATGATGATCGAAACGACGAACCTCACGAAAACGTTCGGTGACGTACGGGCAGTCGACGGGATGGATCTCGCGGTCGAAGAAGGGAGTCTCCACGGCTTCGTCGGCCCGAACGGGGCGGGGAAGACGACAGCCATGCAGATGCTTGTTGGACTGCTCAGGCCGACAGAGGGAGAGGCCTACATCGATGGCGAGAAAGCCGGGACGATCGCAGCCAAAGAAAAGATCGGCTACGCTCCCCAGGAGCCGGCGTTCCACGAATCGATGACGGCAAAACGGTATCTGGTCTACATGGGAAAGACCGCAGGGATGGGCTCTCGGGCGAACGAACGGGCGGACGAACTGCTCGACTGGCTCGACCTGGCCGACGCGGCGGACCAGACGATCAGTGGGTTCAGCGGCGGGATGCGACGCCGACTCAGCCTGGCACAGGCGATGATCCACGAGCCGGAGCTGCTGATCCTCGACGAGCCGACCGCCGAGCTCGACCCGACGGGTCGTCGGATCATCATCGAGTCGCTCGAGGAGTTGACTGAGGAGGGAATTACGGTGTTCGTCAGCAGCCACGTCCTCGCGGAGCTGGAACAGTTCATCGACACCGTGAGTATCCTCCGGGACGGACAGCTCGTCGAGACGAACGACGTTTCGGCCATCCAGTCGGAGTACGGCGGTCAGGCGTTCTCGGTCGAGACCTCCGACGACGAGCGTGTCGTCGCGCTGATCGAGGGACGCGAGTGGATCTCCGAGGTCCGTATCGAGGGCGATGCGATCATGGTTGCGACCGACCAGCCCGACGAGTTCAAAAGCGAACTGCAAACGCTGCTGGCCGAGGAGGGGATCCTGCTCGAAGGGCTCTCCGAGGAGGGCAGCCTCGAGGAGGCCTTTGCCGACATCATGGCTGGAGGTGAGGCGGAATGA
- a CDS encoding ABC transporter permease has translation MIAGGVVVMRKSLDDFSNPLYLLGFLVVYAGVGAFLAIGVTQAAPDELATMPLHVQEQELAAAFSQLAFLWGVGIPMMVLVSVLAANGIAKESQTGTLRILLSKPIRRWEVLGGKFAAIFLFTVLTMLAGILLSAVLVFHFLGADLAAVSPMALGGGVWALVPGILVYALFVGFVTGAVGTALAVLTGSRMGTVLATLLIPVVFFAFIPVRLLAGATIYVDYRLYFVDLNYHFGNAFVFLLEALGVEFSPTTQSALGSATGVYDTAGTGVDPLVGGMEASVPLAGHVPPLVSLLGLLVGAGALLAAAVVYFERADIQ, from the coding sequence ATGATCGCTGGAGGCGTGGTCGTCATGCGCAAGTCCCTCGATGACTTCTCGAATCCGCTGTACTTGCTGGGCTTTCTGGTCGTCTACGCGGGGGTGGGCGCGTTCCTTGCGATCGGAGTAACACAGGCCGCACCCGACGAACTGGCGACGATGCCCCTCCACGTCCAGGAACAGGAGCTTGCGGCGGCGTTCAGCCAGCTGGCCTTCCTCTGGGGCGTCGGAATCCCGATGATGGTGCTGGTGAGCGTGCTGGCGGCAAACGGCATCGCAAAGGAGTCCCAGACTGGGACGCTCCGGATCCTGCTGAGCAAGCCGATCCGACGCTGGGAAGTCCTGGGCGGGAAGTTCGCCGCAATCTTCCTCTTTACCGTTCTCACGATGCTTGCAGGGATTCTGCTGAGCGCGGTGCTCGTCTTTCACTTCCTGGGGGCCGATCTCGCTGCTGTCAGCCCGATGGCACTGGGCGGCGGCGTCTGGGCACTCGTCCCGGGAATCCTCGTTTACGCGCTGTTCGTCGGCTTCGTGACAGGGGCAGTCGGAACCGCGCTCGCCGTCCTGACGGGGAGCCGGATGGGGACGGTACTTGCGACGCTGTTGATTCCCGTCGTCTTTTTCGCGTTTATTCCTGTCCGGCTACTCGCGGGAGCAACGATCTACGTCGACTACCGGCTGTACTTCGTCGATCTGAACTACCACTTCGGGAACGCGTTCGTTTTCCTCCTCGAAGCACTCGGCGTGGAGTTCAGTCCCACAACGCAGTCTGCCCTGGGATCGGCAACTGGCGTCTACGATACGGCCGGAACCGGCGTCGACCCGCTCGTCGGCGGGATGGAGGCGTCGGTACCGCTTGCGGGTCACGTCCCGCCACTCGTGTCGCTGCTCGGACTACTTGTCGGCGCTGGCGCACTGCTCGCTGCCGCAGTCGTCTACTTCGAGCGCGCCGATATCCAGTAG
- a CDS encoding RtcB family protein: MTTYDADGITLHKVRDYVWEIPQEDDMRTPARVLASEQLLDEISEDKTLQQLKNATHLPGITRHAICMPDGHQGYGFPVGGVGALDAENGCISPGAVGYDVNCGVRMMTTSLTYDDVKGHEEELVDSLFTNVPSGLGGGGIVESGIDTIEAILDKGVEWAVEEGYGVEADLLACEDEGRRPDADPSAISQKAKDRGKNQIGSLGSGNHFLEVQRVTDVFREGVAEEFDLREDQIVVLIHCGSRGLGHQTCNDYLRKIEKTHSGLLDQLPDKELAAAPAGSQLAEEYYGAMCAAINFAWVNRQLIMHRTRRVFERVFDRPWEQMEMELLYDVAHNIAKKETHTVDGEDRELYVHRKGATRAFPAGHPEVPAAYRDVGQPVIIPGSMGAGSYVLRGGEHSMAETFGSTAHGAGRLMSRTQAKNEFWGGDVQDDLRETQQVYVKAQSGATVAEEAPGVYKDVDEVVRVSDALGIGDKVARTFPVCNIKG; encoded by the coding sequence ATGACCACGTACGACGCGGACGGGATCACCCTGCACAAGGTTCGGGACTACGTCTGGGAGATTCCACAGGAGGACGATATGCGCACCCCGGCGCGCGTGCTCGCCAGCGAGCAGTTGCTCGACGAGATCTCCGAGGACAAGACGCTCCAGCAGCTAAAAAACGCCACACATCTCCCCGGAATTACCAGACATGCCATCTGTATGCCCGACGGGCACCAGGGTTACGGCTTCCCCGTAGGTGGCGTGGGCGCACTCGACGCCGAGAACGGCTGTATTTCGCCGGGAGCGGTTGGCTATGACGTGAATTGCGGAGTTCGAATGATGACGACCAGCCTCACGTACGACGACGTGAAGGGTCACGAAGAGGAGCTCGTCGACTCGCTATTTACCAACGTACCATCAGGTCTTGGCGGCGGCGGCATCGTCGAGAGCGGCATCGATACCATCGAGGCCATCCTCGACAAGGGCGTCGAGTGGGCCGTCGAGGAGGGTTACGGTGTCGAGGCCGACCTGCTAGCCTGCGAGGACGAAGGTCGGCGTCCCGATGCCGACCCCTCGGCGATCTCCCAGAAGGCGAAGGATCGGGGGAAAAACCAGATCGGCAGCCTCGGCAGCGGGAATCACTTCCTCGAAGTCCAGCGCGTTACGGACGTCTTCCGCGAGGGCGTCGCCGAGGAGTTCGACCTTCGCGAGGACCAGATCGTCGTCCTCATTCACTGCGGGAGCCGTGGGCTCGGTCACCAGACCTGCAACGACTACCTCCGTAAGATCGAAAAAACCCACAGCGGGCTCCTGGACCAGTTGCCGGACAAGGAGCTGGCGGCCGCGCCCGCCGGCTCACAGCTCGCCGAGGAGTACTACGGCGCGATGTGTGCCGCGATCAACTTCGCGTGGGTGAACCGCCAGCTGATCATGCATCGCACGCGGCGGGTGTTCGAGCGCGTCTTCGACCGGCCGTGGGAGCAAATGGAGATGGAGTTGCTCTACGACGTGGCCCACAACATCGCCAAGAAGGAGACCCACACCGTCGACGGCGAGGACCGGGAGCTGTACGTCCACCGGAAGGGCGCTACCAGAGCCTTTCCCGCTGGCCATCCCGAGGTTCCGGCGGCCTATCGTGATGTCGGGCAGCCGGTCATCATCCCCGGCAGCATGGGCGCGGGCAGCTACGTCCTGCGCGGCGGCGAGCACTCGATGGCAGAGACTTTCGGCTCGACAGCACACGGCGCGGGGCGTCTCATGTCCCGGACGCAGGCCAAAAACGAGTTCTGGGGCGGCGACGTTCAGGACGATCTGCGCGAGACTCAGCAGGTGTATGTGAAAGCACAGAGCGGGGCAACAGTGGCAGAGGAGGCACCCGGCGTCTACAAGGATGTCGACGAAGTCGTCCGGGTCTCGGACGCGCTCGGGATCGGCGACAAAGTCGCCCGGACGTTCCCCGTGTGCAATATCAAAGGATAG
- a CDS encoding DNA-3-methyladenine glycosylase family protein: MPTGAIPTASLSGGMDLHVTLESGQSYLWRREDGRMYENDSEGSPWYYTFVDGDVIRVRQTDAAIEWHASTDAEGLVTELLRLDDDLQGIFAAAPDEPMLGEAYEYAKGLRLVDDPPFPTLISFILSQQMRVERIHSMTTTLAREYGREIAFDGRTYHAFPTPEELAVATESELRELGLGYRAPYVVRTAEMVADGEAEPTEAIGLPYEDARESLTRFVGVGDKVADCVLLFSLDYLEAVPLDTWIKTAIEEYFPDCDRGNYADTSRAIRRRFGVGDGDNYAGYVQTYVFHYLRTRA; the protein is encoded by the coding sequence ATGCCCACGGGTGCGATACCGACGGCCTCGTTGTCTGGCGGAATGGATCTTCACGTCACGCTCGAAAGCGGCCAGTCGTATCTCTGGCGGCGCGAGGACGGACGGATGTACGAGAACGATAGCGAGGGCTCTCCCTGGTACTACACCTTCGTCGACGGCGATGTGATCCGGGTCAGACAGACCGATGCTGCGATCGAGTGGCACGCCAGCACGGACGCCGAGGGGCTGGTCACGGAGCTGTTGCGACTCGACGACGACTTGCAAGGGATCTTCGCGGCCGCGCCCGACGAGCCGATGCTCGGCGAGGCCTACGAGTACGCAAAGGGGCTGCGACTCGTCGACGACCCGCCGTTTCCGACGCTGATCTCGTTCATTCTCTCCCAGCAGATGCGCGTCGAGCGCATCCACTCGATGACGACGACGCTGGCCCGCGAATACGGTCGAGAGATCGCGTTTGACGGCCGGACGTATCATGCCTTCCCGACACCCGAGGAACTCGCGGTCGCAACCGAGTCCGAGCTCCGAGAGCTCGGACTGGGCTATCGTGCGCCGTACGTGGTGCGGACGGCGGAGATGGTCGCCGACGGCGAGGCCGAGCCGACCGAAGCCATCGGCCTCCCCTACGAGGACGCCCGTGAGAGTCTCACCCGGTTCGTCGGCGTCGGTGACAAAGTCGCTGACTGTGTCCTGTTGTTCTCGCTTGACTATCTTGAGGCGGTACCGCTGGATACGTGGATCAAAACCGCAATTGAGGAGTACTTTCCCGACTGTGACCGCGGCAACTACGCCGACACCTCGCGGGCGATTCGGCGTCGGTTCGGCGTCGGCGACGGCGACAACTACGCGGGCTACGTCCAGACGTATGTGTTTCACTACCTCCGGACGCGGGCGTAG
- the aglJ gene encoding S-layer glycoprotein N-glycosyltransferase AglJ has product MPEDVCVLIPTLDEAATIGDVIDGFRANGYETILVIDGGSTDGTQAIARERGADVLEQSGRGKGQAVMEALDRIETEYVLMLDGDGTYQPEEAAAMLEPLRDGRAEHVIGNRFADMEPGAMTRLNRFGNRLINRTFAVVHHRNLTDVLSGYRAFTADSVRQLDLSANGFGIETELAVECVRQGIDIEVVPIGYEPRPDGSETNLHPLRDGGVILLTLYRLAKLNNPMLYYGSIGLASGMVGVALAGYVGYRWFFEGVSHEVLALLSAFTILLGVQIVMFGVLSDMILTLHREQRRRIERIAEDD; this is encoded by the coding sequence ATGCCCGAGGACGTCTGTGTGTTGATCCCGACCCTCGACGAAGCCGCAACGATCGGCGATGTGATCGACGGGTTCCGGGCGAACGGCTACGAGACGATCCTTGTGATCGACGGCGGGTCGACCGATGGGACGCAAGCGATCGCACGCGAGCGCGGGGCGGACGTCCTCGAACAGAGCGGTCGAGGAAAAGGACAGGCGGTGATGGAGGCACTCGACCGGATCGAAACCGAGTACGTGCTGATGCTCGATGGTGACGGAACCTATCAGCCGGAAGAGGCGGCGGCGATGCTTGAACCGCTCCGGGACGGGCGGGCGGAACACGTCATCGGCAACCGCTTTGCCGATATGGAGCCGGGCGCGATGACGCGACTCAACCGATTCGGCAACCGGCTGATCAACCGGACGTTCGCTGTGGTCCATCACCGAAACCTCACCGACGTACTCAGCGGGTATCGGGCGTTCACTGCCGACTCGGTCCGGCAGCTCGACCTCTCGGCGAACGGATTCGGGATCGAGACCGAGTTGGCAGTCGAGTGTGTACGACAGGGCATCGACATCGAGGTAGTACCGATCGGCTACGAGCCACGACCCGACGGGTCGGAGACGAACCTGCACCCACTCCGGGACGGCGGAGTGATTCTGCTCACGCTATATCGGCTTGCAAAACTCAACAACCCGATGCTGTACTACGGCTCGATCGGTTTGGCGAGCGGGATGGTTGGGGTGGCACTTGCTGGGTACGTCGGCTATCGCTGGTTCTTCGAGGGCGTGAGCCACGAGGTCCTCGCGCTCCTGTCGGCGTTTACCATCCTGCTGGGCGTCCAGATCGTGATGTTCGGCGTCCTCTCGGACATGATCCTCACGCTCCACCGTGAGCAGCGCCGCCGGATCGAGCGTATTGCGGAGGACGACTAG
- the glmU gene encoding bifunctional sugar-1-phosphate nucleotidylyltransferase/acetyltransferase — translation MKAVVLAAGEGTRMRPLTATRPKPMVPVAGKPLVEHVLDIAAEYVDGYVLVVGYKEESIRSYLGDEHLGKPIEYVRQEEQRGTAHAIGQAEPYVDERFLALNGDVMLDDGLVAKLAGAEANAIATMRVDDPTAYGVISRDGDRVTGIVEKPKDPPSTLANLGLYAFEPEIFEYIDRTGRSERGEYEITDSIEMSIDDGRTVVAVEHTGTWLDVGRPWEVLDANEHLLEHCSRRINGDVEDGATVNGDVVIEEGARVRSGAYLDGPVLVQSGADVGPNAYVRGSTVVGRNARVGNGVEIKNSILLDGASVGHLSYVGDSVIGADANLGAGTIVANLRHDDQPVKMAVKGEQVDTGRRKLGVVLADGVKTGINTSLNAGTKLGVGAMTRPGESVMSDRGDGL, via the coding sequence GTGAAAGCGGTGGTTCTCGCCGCGGGAGAAGGAACACGGATGCGACCACTGACCGCGACTCGACCGAAACCGATGGTTCCTGTCGCGGGCAAGCCGCTGGTCGAGCACGTGCTCGACATCGCTGCGGAGTACGTCGACGGCTACGTCCTCGTCGTCGGCTACAAAGAGGAATCGATCCGTTCGTATCTCGGCGACGAACACCTCGGAAAGCCGATCGAGTACGTTCGACAGGAAGAACAACGCGGGACGGCGCATGCGATCGGACAGGCCGAACCATACGTCGACGAGCGATTCCTGGCGCTCAACGGCGACGTAATGCTCGACGACGGTCTCGTTGCGAAGTTAGCTGGTGCAGAGGCAAACGCCATTGCGACGATGCGCGTCGACGATCCGACCGCCTACGGCGTGATATCGCGGGACGGTGATCGGGTGACCGGCATCGTCGAGAAGCCGAAAGATCCGCCTTCGACCCTCGCCAATCTCGGTCTCTACGCCTTCGAGCCGGAGATCTTCGAGTACATCGACCGGACCGGCCGGAGCGAGCGCGGCGAGTACGAGATTACCGATTCAATCGAGATGTCCATCGACGACGGTCGAACTGTCGTCGCCGTCGAACACACCGGAACGTGGCTCGACGTCGGCCGGCCGTGGGAGGTTCTCGACGCCAACGAACATCTCCTCGAACACTGTTCACGCCGGATCAACGGCGACGTCGAGGACGGCGCGACGGTCAACGGCGATGTGGTGATCGAGGAGGGCGCACGCGTCCGGTCCGGGGCCTATCTGGACGGCCCCGTGCTCGTCCAGTCGGGGGCGGACGTCGGGCCGAACGCCTACGTCCGGGGATCCACGGTGGTCGGCCGGAACGCCCGGGTCGGCAACGGCGTCGAGATCAAAAACTCGATCCTGCTCGACGGTGCGAGCGTGGGCCACCTCTCCTACGTCGGCGACTCGGTTATCGGTGCCGACGCGAACCTGGGTGCTGGAACCATCGTCGCCAACCTCCGCCACGACGATCAGCCAGTCAAGATGGCCGTCAAGGGCGAACAGGTCGACACCGGTCGCCGAAAACTCGGTGTCGTCCTCGCCGACGGCGTCAAAACCGGGATCAACACGAGCCTCAACGCGGGCACGAAACTCGGCGTCGGCGCGATGACCCGACCCGGCGAGTCGGTGATGTCGGATCGGGGAGACGGGCTGTAG